In the genome of Myxocyprinus asiaticus isolate MX2 ecotype Aquarium Trade chromosome 45, UBuf_Myxa_2, whole genome shotgun sequence, the window CAGAatggaaacaagacaaattaaacatattctactgcatatatattattttaaatcatcatcaagtggttaaaacaggcTCTTTTActgacagaaatactcagaccagcccaactggcaccaacaatcatgccatggtcaaaatcactgagatcacatttttcccattctgatggttgatgtgaacattaactgaagctcttgacccatatctgcatgattttatgcactgtactgctgccacacgattggttgattagataatcgcatggatgattgttggtgccagacgggctggtttgagtatttctgtaactgctgatctcctgggattttcatgcacaacagtctctagaatttactcagaatggtgccaaaaacaaaaaaaacgtccattgagtggcagttctgtggatggaaatgccttgttgagagaggtcgacagagaatggccagactggtttgaactgacaaagtctacggtaactcagataaccgcactgtacagctgtggtgagaaaaatataatctcagaatgctgttctgagatgcagtttggcgctgttttggtggcacgaggggacctacacaatattaggcaggtgattttaatgatgtggctgattgATGTATATGTCTATTGGTAGAGTGTATACTTTTTATCTATTTAATATGGACAATCAGAATTGATTTAGATGTTTTAATGGATGTTAtgctttttaatattaatataatatcaaTGCATTTCCTCTTGTTTTAAATCATTCATAATTCTCTTACAGTTGCGATCAAACTGGTTTTAAAAAAAGCTATTGTAGGAAAGTTTGTTTTGTAGATCTCTCGTCCATTAAACACACTCCTACAGGTTGATTCAtttccacacatgcacacaggacGCTTTCAGATGTTAGTAATTGTCCCGCGAGGAGGCTGTGTGGAATTGGAACATTAAAAGTATCTTATCTCTTCTCATTTAGCCTGTGACTCGCATTCTCCATTGATTGGAGCCCCCAATAAACGAGCTGTCTTTAATTGCAGCAGCCCTTAATccaacttttcttttttaatgtacCACAGAGAGAGGAAGGGGGGGTGCTGAGAAAGATTTTAATGAAAGTGATATGAGTTCAACCCCCCTTACCATACCTaactatttgtgtgtgtattagcATGACGGTTCGAGAGAGCTGGTTAGTTGCATCAGGCATTGGACTCTGGTAAATTGacagctctctttctctctgctcattCACTCTTTACCTTATCTCTCCATTTTAATTACTTCACAATGTGTGTGTAAGCTTGTTTTCATTCCCATGTACCATTTTTGGCGCAGTGGCTTTCTCACATTATCACTCCCTGTCTTTAGTCTTATTCGCATTTGTAAGTGACACAATCAATTAAGcgctgtgtgtttatatgtgagagCGTACAAATCCATGCTTTTCTTCGCCAGTGCCAAATGAAACGGGAAGGAGGGGGTGATTTTTGATATCAGATGAAAGAGAAACTGGTTTCAAGTGAAAACCAAGCCGTTTCTCTGCTGGACGGACAAGTAAAGGCCTGATGTCTGAAAATTATCACACACATTCAGGAATATATCTTTTTAATCCCTCCCATGAGCACTTTGTTTGAGCACCAAACACATGCTGGTTTTCATATAATATGTGGTACTCTCCACGAGTTGGGTGCACTTTGGTGTCCTATTAGTTTTTATGGCATTAGAGGCACAAATTCCATGTTTTTTGTTGCAAGAACTATTAGATATTTTGGATATAAACTATCATCAAACACGAGATTAATATAGCATGAAATGTAGGTCATTTTAAACGCATCAAATGTCTGCTGTCATCCATTCAACATTGTTAGTAAAGTTATTGAGAGAAAAATGATCAAATGAATATTTGTCTTTAATTTATGAGAAATGAAAATGTATCAATAACTTTAATTCAACATTTGGTCCCAGACTAGCTTGCCTATACTGAGTGATAGCGTCATTGAGGCTAAGTCTGCAATTCTGTTAATCATTCTGACAATCACACTAAATAACACTTTTTAaataacagttttaaactgtatttagacATGTCCTAAATATTAGTAACAGGTTTGCAAAAATTGCAAacctcatataaaataaatagatatacaAAATCCATTTATCCTAATATTTCGTTTGACCTTCTGAATTTGACTACCTACATTTCCTGAAGTttaagcacaacctgatcattgaaaaaggggaaaaacattaaaataattttgtaccCTATTCAGGGCCAGGGTCATATCCATCCTCAAACTCTCAAACtcactttcccttttttcatTCTCTGCATTAATTGTTTGAGAGAAAAATGAGTACTTCTATTCCAGGAAGAAGAGAAAACTAAGGATAGAGACGTAAAATGCAAATATCACCCATGCTTTTTTTCATACAAATTAAATGTCAGCGTCGTGAAATACTGTCACTTTCCCTCACGCTGAGGAGGTGATGACAAATCCATATtcttcctttaaataaaaattcttatTATGGCGACTGGCGCAGTAATCACGCCAGCACAAAGCCTTCCCGTGATTAACGATAGCAATTTATTGTGTGAGAGAGCCGAGGAGAGGGAGAGCGACCGACGCAGAAGAGACATCATCTTTATCATAATTCGTATCATAAATAACCAGCCCCAGCCAATCAGAGAGCAGCCGGCGTGTCATTCCCAAATAACCTTTGATAACTATTACCATTTCACCGGCCGGAAGAAAGCAGAAAGTCACAATGTTATCTTATCCCCATTCTGCACGTATAGAATACAACAATATTACCATATAGATTACACTATTTATAATAGAGAGTGTCAGAGGGGTCTGCCTGCACTTCCTGTCATCCATTGTGGCACAGAGAGTACAAGCGAGTGTTGCAGTGGCCAGATTACCACTGGTTAACTGGTATCAGACAACACTAGTGTGTAGTAGggtctgtgtatgtgtgcttgaagatattagaaaagtTTGATTTAACCAGAGATTGCTTCTGCACTcggatgtgtgtgtgatgttgtgtgtgtgtctgtgtatatatctTGTTCACTCTGTTGTTCTGCTGTGTAATCAGGTGTAGATGATTTTGATCTGTTGTTCTGATATCCACCCTCTATTCCACCCCAAGATGCTCTTTCCCTGTTAATATTGCTCCTCTTCTTCACACTGACTCCCTCTGTATTATTTTCCCCATCCTCATGCTGCCTTATTATCTACAGTATTTGCAAAATAGGGCTGCATGAGGTCTAATTAGTGatgtttgctaaggcaaacaATACTACTATTGTTGCTCATATGGTGGGTTGAGGATTTAAACAAGAACCATAACcgtaagtattaaacttctgtgCATAACTCTTCCCACTATGTTTCTGATATGGACATGAGCGTTATGTCAAATTGTGTTGCATGCTGTGGCTTGGTGTTGTATTACTTCTCTTAGCAAACAGGCTTTTTCTCTACACCACTcatgttttcttcagaaaatgttcatgttttaataaaataatggttTATTATAACAATTGCAAAATGTCCCTGTAGTTGGAACACGTGCTCCAAAACGTTGAGTCGTGTTCCATCATTTGTCAGTGTCCGACTTGAATCATTTCCTGATCCTGTTTCCCCCCTTTTTGTTCTGTACCTAACAATAAAgttggcaaaaaaagaaaaaaagttttttttttttagacttatattaatattttgtgtatCTCCCTCTGGcagatgaggaagaggaggaaccTGTTCCTGCAGACTTGGGCACTTCTGCGGAGGCCATGCAGGTCTCCCTGGGTGAGGAAGAGGATGGTGAGGAAGAGGAAAATGATGAGAACTGGCTCAGTCGTCATGAAGGACAGAGTCCCAGACCTGAAGGTTTATTGCCAGCTGCCAAGAGACCCCGCCTGAGTACCAAACCTGGCGTTAGCCCAGAATGGAGCTATGAGCCACGGGAACCCCTCAGCTCACTTAACTCCCAGCACATGCCCCTTTCCCCTTCCCCTCCCCTCTCCCCTGAACTACCCCGACCACCTGTGGCACCCCCTACACCTGGACACAAGCCCAAACTCCCCTCCCCATCTCCTGCACGGCAGAAGAACAAGTCACCCAAAAGAGGGGGAGGAACTGCACCCACTGGGGTGTTGGGGCGGTCACTTACGTTGACGCCACCGAAGACCAATCAGAAGGCAGGAAAGAGGTCACCGGCTAGGCCCAAAAGCCCACGTAGTCCAAGGCCAAGTCCTGTCCATTTGGGGGTGGCTGGGCGTGGTTGGCCCGGACCACCAGGAGATGATAGTTCTCGTGATGGCCAGATCAGATGTCACGATACAGGAGATGAGGATATTGAGAACTCTATAGCCGCAGTGATTGCTCGTGCTTGTGCAGGCGGAGAAGGCACATCGGACCCATTTGCTTATGACTCGGACTCGAACAGTGAAGGGCCAAACCCTCCAAAACCTGTGGCTAAACACACACTTAGCCACATCAAACCTCCACAAGCTCTTGCCGTAAAACACCCACCTCCGCCAATCCCTCCTCTCCTCAACACACCCAACCGTTGGACTATGGATGACTCTATAGACGAGGTCATCCGAAAGGCCAATCAGGGTCAAAAGCCAATTCAGGCACCAAGTTTATCACCCCCAGAGCCCGCTTACCTGTCCTCCCCATCAGACTCGCCCCCCACACCTCCACCCACTCTCAAACTTCCCCAGGAAAGAAAAGAGCCGGCAACCACCATTTTTCTAAAGAAGAAACTCAAGAAAGACATCAGGGCCAAATTGAAGAAGAAAGACAAGGAGCAACTCAAGGAGAAGGGCAAGGACAAAGGTAAGAACAAAGACAAGAACAAGGAGAAGAAGCGGGAGAAGGAGCGAGGACTCGTTGAAGAGAACAAGATGCCCTGGCCAGAGTTATTGCTTGGAGGTGAGGAACAGCGAGTCGGCATTGCTGGGAAGAAAGAGAAGGACAAGCACAAGGACaaaaagaaagataaagagaAGAGCAAGAAAGAGAAGGAGAAACGAGACAAGGGCAAGGAGCGAGGCAAGGAGGAAAAGAGGATATCTCTAGGAGCCAAAGACATCGCCGCCTGTGCCACCACCCCTCTCTTCAGCCCCCAGACTTGTCTACGCATCCCATCAATGTTGCCTCCTCTGCCTCCAATACTGCCCGACAAACTCTTCCCACACCCCAAAGACACCAAAAGTAAAGACAAGGACAAGAAGAAAGACAagaaagagaagaagaagaagaaagagaaagatcGAGAGAAGGAGCACGAGAAGGAACGGGAAAAAGAACGGACTAAGGAGAAGGAACGAGACAAAGATgagaagaagaaagagaaagacaagaaggaaaagacaaaagaaaaggagaaagagaagCCAAAGCTTAATAAACCAAGCTTAATGGTAAGAAGCGCCTGCACATGTGAAGCCCCTTCTCTAACCATTGTTGTGGAAGCTACTTTGAGCTTCTCATAATGCACAATATGAACGAATTCAAGCTGAAGTGTCATTTTTTTgcacactagcatcaccaaagaGAATTGcaataatacacatttttttaaaattgtttcctGAATACACCCTTCATCTATCATAGGtctaacaaacaaaaaatctcGCCCCAAACTCAGGGCAATGGTTGAGGCAATATTGCCGTGTCTGGCAGGtctgatgctcaaacaaacaggttCATTTACTTGAACTGTCCGATCGAGTCGAATCGCTACAATTAATTTGAGTTCAAACACTACATATTGGAGAGAGGGTGCATTTTCGGAGAGCATGTTCAAGTATTGTCTCAGTTCACTCAAATTTACTTGCGTAATGTTACATATTTCTGGGATTTGATTTTATCAATCAGGAATTTATTGGATTGTGAAATTGGTCTCTATATGAGAGGtgaaaaataagatacatttgttAAATAAGCCGATAAGGAAAATAATTtagaagtagggctgggcgatatgacgatatatatcatgGTGACGATATATTGTAAAGTGTCaattgatagagattttgctatatcgtttATATTGCGTTATGTAAATTTCCATATGCGTGGTGTGGACTTATCTATCAGTGAGTAGGGCTTAACGTGTGActgagagaattttttattttttttttggatttgtcccctttttctcccaatttggaatgcccaattcccaatgcgctctaagtcctcgtggtcgcatagtgattcgcttcagtccgggtggcggaggacgaatccaagttgcctccgcatctgagacagtcaacccgcgcatcttatctcatggcttgttgagcgcgttgccacggagacatagcgtgtgtggaggcttcacgccatccaccgcggcaaccacgctcaattcaccatgcgccccaccgagaacaaaccacattatagcgaccacgaggaggttaccccatgtgactctaccctccctagcaaccgggccaatttggttgcttaggagacctggctggagtcactcagcatgccctgggattcgaactagtgaactagcgaactccaggggtggtagccagcgtatttttatcactgagctacccaggccccctatgactgagagaattgaagaaacatgggTTTTTAtggcatttgaattttttttgtggccgcccaagcaaattcaatgacattcaaaagcgctaaatatgcttctcatctgacgtGTGCATCTGTATTTCACGTGAATGTGGCACGTGCTATTTCTGGAGCACTAAGTGCatgcgagtccagcaggcttctaGATGTTTGTACTACACAGACAGGAGAGCGTAGAGCGGGTTCACTTGCactactcaatcatttttgacccaataAAAATCCTTATGGAGAAAGACATCTCCACAGAAGGGGATGACTCCCAAACAAGttatgaaaatgaagaggagctcgttattaaaacaggtgcgacatctgtggtgtggGTTCACAAAAGCCAACACAGAGCAAAAAACAGTCGCACAACaataatcactcgtaatacaagcaatctaTTTTATCACCTAAAAGTTTTGCAAgaattgttatatttatttgatatGGTTCTgaaagaagtgtttttttttatgtattcttatgtattatttgctttgttgcattgctttaagaaggtcttgagtttcttgaggaaagtttataataataataataataataataatattggttaaCAACATATCAgattgaaatgtggcataatgtgaaatgtaGCTTTTTGGAGAAGTTgagtgtttattttttgttactttttatgtttgtttttttttgttgtttttttttactatatttttttcAGTTCCAAATAATATAAGAAGtagatttcatttataaagtatttaattcactgactggagtttCCAAATTTAGGCATTAcgatatggttatttaatacattaacattttttttcccccaaattgtactatatcatgatatatatcgttatcgtggtATAAaattggtcatatcacccactcCTATCTCAAGCAGAGCAAGATTCAAATTTTtcgatttgaaacaacatgcactgatgaatcgagcacaataagaccaggatgtatttagaaagtaaaaaggatacatttttatttcatgttaaccTTGATTGGAGTTGGAGTTACTCCCCAGCACTGGCCTCACTTAATCACGTGTACATAGGTTTACATAAGCAACATGTTATCATCTTTGAATGCTAACTACACCACATTGGCCATTCATAAAACTTCCGCATGAATTTAGTATGACTTTCAGGTGCAGCATCAATAATGCAAAACACAAGGGAGTCGCACAGATAGATTTACTAGCTGGCATCGTTTCGTGCATGAGTGtatctttctgtgtgtgtatctttctgtgtgtgtgtgtgtgtgtgtgtgtgtgtgtgtgtgtgtgcgcgccttTGAGATCAGAGGTAGATCACTGAGCTACATTTACATTTCCGTCTTTTCCGGTCGATTTGTCCCTGGAATCCTGCTCCTTGCATGGAGCCCTTGTACACATACTATCAATCTGTTGGCGAATTAAACAAGGGATAATACACCTCAAATCCTCTGTTTACCAAATTCATAGCTCATtttagagtgtgtatgtgtgtgtgtgtgagcaaaaGTTTGTGTTAGTCTTTCTTTATCTTTCTTTAACCTCCAatcacttttcaccatccaacaACGGCAGTGATAATGTATGTACACCACATCAGAGCTTTTTGAATTGATTTAGACTGCTGTGGAATTCCATTTTCCAGCATTTTCCAGTCTCTTTTTCTTTCGTTACCTAAATCCCTGACCCCCGCACtctttttctctccatatttttCCTCCATTATTGCTGCCACTGGGAGATGGGATTGAGAAAGTGATTTCTCTCCCTACCTGCTTAAATCTTTCCATCACTTTAATTTTTTGCAAGGCTGCTTTGCTGCCATCTTGGAGAAATGAAAGAGAGACAAGAGAGTCAGAGTCAAgggaaaaaaaagagggaaagagtCGAGGAGGTATGGAGCTGAGGGGTTATCAGGCGTTGGCCTGCGGTATGAGTGCAAGGGACTTAAATTCGTAGAGATTAGCAGAAAAATGCCGTCAGTAGCAATAAGGGGCTTTTCGCCACTGGTTGTATTAGTTCAGGTGAAAAGAGTATTGCGTTTACATAAAACCAGACAAATCCAACTACAATGCCAATGCTGTGGGATCACAATGCAATGTGCTATCTCTGGACCTTAACCACAACATCCAGTGCTGTTTCCTGAGAACTGCCTTTGAACTACTGCCGCCAAACACGGAATTACAGAAATtgagagagaatgacagagagagagagatcaaggaAAGGTGCAAACAAACGATAAAGTACAGAGTGAGATGAAGAGAAGAGCAAGACATacagaaaatttttatttttgtctcatAAAGATATTTATCTTGCCCAATATGTGTCTGAAAAATATTATGACCCTTGTAAACTGAAATTCAGCTGCTCTTAAAGTCAGTTCCACTTCCTGTCTGGTTTTCAGGAATAAGAAAGGCCCCCATCCCTCATGCAGTCCCAGTGCTTCCTCATtgaactttctagatgagaactatTAAGAGGACTGGCACACTCAAAGAGACTTTTACCTCTCTTGCATTTGCACACACAAAAGAACCCCTGTAGTGACGGCATCTAGTGTTTTTCTTTTGACATAGTTTGCACGTGCAATTCAAAagcaatggggggggggggggtcggacCTACACTTTTGTTAtggctgttttacacaaactgtgtCTTTCGGTTACAGTTTTACACTTTACTACGACAGCCTATTTTAATTATGCAGCACACACTGAACTCAGCTAAAAACAGGTTGAAAATGTACTATAaccctatttatcaacacaatcttttacaataaaggtttttatgactcaaaataaaatactgtaatgaACTACTCACCCATTGACTGAAAGAAGACATCTTGATGTGATTAAAAAGCAGTAACAGGCACGAAACACTTTCGTCTTGTAAATTAAATTtataatatacactgatcagccacaacattaaaaccactgagaggtgaagtgaataacaattattatctcattacagtgGCACaatgggatatattaggcagcaagtgaacagtcagttcttgaatttcatgtgttggaagcaggcaaaatgggcaagcataaggatctgagcaactctgacaagagccaaattgtgatggctagacgactgggtcagagcaaatggcaggtcttgtggggtgttctcgGTATGTattggttagtacctaccaaaagtggtccaaggaaggacaactggtgtaCCGGCGACAgagtcatgggtgcccaaggctcactgatgcacgttgggagcaaaggctagcccgtctggtccgatcccacagaagagctactgtagcacaaattgctgataaacttaatgctggccatgatagaaaggtgtcagaacacacagtgcatcgcagcttgctgtgtatggggctgctttgccgcagacctgtcagagtgcccatgctgacccctgtctaccgccgaaagcacctacaatgtgcacgtgagcatcagaactggaccatgaagtaatggaagaaggtggcctggtctaatgaatcattttttcttttagatcaggtggatggccgggtgcatttgcattgtttacctggggaagagatggcagaagGATGCAATATGGGAAGAAGACAGGCCTGCGGTGTGATGCTCTGCGCAATGTTCTGCtcggaaaccttgggtcctggcattcatatggatgttactttgacacgtgtCAAACCATGTACACCCCTTAATGTTAacgatattccctgatggcagtggcctctttcagcaggataatgcaccctgccacactgcaaaaattgttcaggaatggtttgaggaacatgacaaagagttcaaggtgttgacttggccacagttccccagatctcaatccgattgagcatctggaGCAACtgggatgtgttggaccaacaagtccgatccatggaggccccacttcGCAGCTttcaggacttaaaggatctgttgctaacgtcttggtgccagataccacaggacaccttcagaggtcttgtggaatccatgggtcagagctgttttggcagcatgagggggacctacacgatattaggcaggtggttttaatgttgtggctgatctgtgtatttcAATTACCCATTCTCgataaacatcttattatttaTGTCCGTTATCCAaggaaaaattaaatgtaataatccAGTAATAATTTTATTTGCTGTATTGTCACACAGTAAAGATGCAATAAAATCTCAAACCACAGCAGCTCTGCtcacccctcacacacacatattagaaattttgttggttttattttaattctgttaATGAAATTGAAAATTTAGCGCAATCCTTTGAGTGGCAGGCTAGCATctacaagtttgtttactcatGGAAGCTGCCTACTCCACGCTTTTCTCATTGCTTTTTGCATCATACGTGTTTGAACAATCACAGAGTGCAGCACCTCCTATAGTCTGTGTTCTCCCAAAAAGTACCTAAATTGGATTAGTAGCTAAAAAATCTCTATAAATGGCttagaggaactatagttcctcatttGCAAAAACAACTAAAAGTAGTAGTTCTGAGTAAACATACTTAAAACGGGCATTAattcctgcagtgggaaaggtCCTCATGTCTTTTAAAAACTAATTAGGGCTGTTTGCAAAGggaattactattattattgctcaaagtaaaaaatgtaaaaaaaagtattaaaaataaagaaagaaaacattcaaaCTGGTGCATAACTCGGaccacaccatttgtgctatgaacaagaattatacctcaaatcatggCACTTGTTAAGCAGAGGTGGCTGTTACCTTTCTCAGCATGCAGATTTACGATTTTCACAGGCAGAtaataatggcaaaaaaaaaaaatattttgaagtaGGGATCTGAATCATATCTAGGGATGAGAATATCATAGGGACTTGGGATAGTAAACATCTAGTCTAGCGTAGCCAGATTTTTGACTAAAATAGCAAAGGTCTGAACTAGGGCTGGGCTATAAAACAATATTGATATTTATCgaaaacaatacattttctatatcaatgataaacttttgagtaattttctatatttagcctatgttttaCATCTAGACAGTCAGGTACGTTTCACTTAAAATGCAAGCTgttcggcaaagttatacacacaactagctaacaaactgaatcacagtcataaaATCAACCTATTAGTAAGTATTAGCAGGCTAGCACCTACATAGCCCTACTGTCATGGAAACCAGTAATGAGGCTCGCTAGCTAGCTATCTGGCTAATATGATATcattgtgtaccgaacaagacagcactgtcAATGCAGTACAGCTATCTACTGAAAACAAAAGCAACTCTAACATCAACACTATTGTACTAGTTAAAAAAAAGTTCATGATCCATAGTGCTGTCATAGTTAAGaaaatatttcttcttcttgtgGTATTTATTGGCGGTTGGCAGTCCAGCTTATGGTGcaatattgccacctactgagctggagtgtggagtgtcacaagaaagtctttcagtggagtcaaatgtCAGCTGAATATGAGGAAATTGTGGAATTTCATCTAAAtgaggtcacacaccttatgtaggattaaatcctaaactgagtatacttaTACTTTTATACTTAATCCTATggggtttacttgtaaacaaacaagttatgtttacattcatttttgaagtctaacaaacatgtggatgGCATTTCCTCGCCCGTAGGCATTTCCTCCCCCGtgcgtatttatttacatttaatttatgtttaatgcatgtttaaactgtgaaatcGTAAACaaatattgacatccaatatatcatttgacagatctgggtctcaagatttgatattttaaagagattttgatGATTGCAAAGCtacaacaataagattttattaaacgtgtcaagagtgaaaatcaaaacacggAAAATGAAACCGGATGTTCTGAcctttattgtcttccagccaaacacagatgagcaTAATCCTCTAAACTTCagtatgcttttcattgcaagagtccaataaataaaatacattagagattttagtccaaaaatgtagaaatatgaagaaatattgatcaatctgtctttgttcaggttttatttattcaacacaagttatcattcatgtccattctctgTGAAATCttgtttcagtagcaaaacacccaaacatggtatttgggagggtcttacgaacaaaatgagccctccctcaaaattttctgtgcagttgtgattgGGTAATCATTCAAATTAGCCAAACAGGACAGTCGACACGAGTGACGTAAAGAATTATgtcatccatgtttgtctctggataaagccAGCCAATGAA includes:
- the LOC127435405 gene encoding transcription initiation factor TFIID subunit 3-like isoform X2, with translation MQVSLGEEEDGEEEENDENWLSRHEGQSPRPEGLLPAAKRPRLSTKPGVSPEWSYEPREPLSSLNSQHMPLSPSPPLSPELPRPPVAPPTPGHKPKLPSPSPARQKNKSPKRGGGTAPTGVLGRSLTLTPPKTNQKAGKRSPARPKSPRSPRPSPVHLGVAGRGWPGPPGDDSSRDGQIRCHDTGDEDIENSIAAVIARACAGGEGTSDPFAYDSDSNSEGPNPPKPVAKHTLSHIKPPQALAVKHPPPPIPPLLNTPNRWTMDDSIDEVIRKANQGQKPIQAPSLSPPEPAYLSSPSDSPPTPPPTLKLPQERKEPATTIFLKKKLKKDIRAKLKKKDKEQLKEKGKDKGKNKDKNKEKKREKERGLVEENKMPWPELLLGGEEQRVGIAGKKEKDKHKDKKKDKEKSKKEKEKRDKGKERGKEEKRISLGAKDIAACATTPLFSPQTCLRIPSMLPPLPPILPDKLFPHPKDTKSKDKDKKKDKKEKKKKKEKDREKEHEKEREKERTKEKERDKDEKKKEKDKKEKTKEKEKEKPKLNKPSLMAEVPLGVPPSPVIPRLTLRVGAGQDKIVISKVVPDSEPSPPPPRTPVAKSGPGARMRFPPVPPPPALAPVVPPPRPPPVLPPALPPAPIQPPPSQAKARGCSVVTETVSAYVIRDEWGNQIWICPGCNKPDDGSPMIGCDECDDWYHWPCVGILAAPPEDQSWFCVKCAGKKKDKKTKKRKRKVH
- the LOC127435405 gene encoding transcription initiation factor TFIID subunit 3-like isoform X1 — protein: MCESYARSLLRVSVAQMCQAVGWDAVQLSACDLLSDVLERYVQHLARSCHRYSELYGRTDPGLSDVDQAFGLLGVSIAELEDYVNNLEPVGFPQTIPQFPINKSSVLQFPASGFETDARDALRGERRDYIPEYFPPLVSLQEDEEEEEPVPADLGTSAEAMQVSLGEEEDGEEEENDENWLSRHEGQSPRPEGLLPAAKRPRLSTKPGVSPEWSYEPREPLSSLNSQHMPLSPSPPLSPELPRPPVAPPTPGHKPKLPSPSPARQKNKSPKRGGGTAPTGVLGRSLTLTPPKTNQKAGKRSPARPKSPRSPRPSPVHLGVAGRGWPGPPGDDSSRDGQIRCHDTGDEDIENSIAAVIARACAGGEGTSDPFAYDSDSNSEGPNPPKPVAKHTLSHIKPPQALAVKHPPPPIPPLLNTPNRWTMDDSIDEVIRKANQGQKPIQAPSLSPPEPAYLSSPSDSPPTPPPTLKLPQERKEPATTIFLKKKLKKDIRAKLKKKDKEQLKEKGKDKGKNKDKNKEKKREKERGLVEENKMPWPELLLGGEEQRVGIAGKKEKDKHKDKKKDKEKSKKEKEKRDKGKERGKEEKRISLGAKDIAACATTPLFSPQTCLRIPSMLPPLPPILPDKLFPHPKDTKSKDKDKKKDKKEKKKKKEKDREKEHEKEREKERTKEKERDKDEKKKEKDKKEKTKEKEKEKPKLNKPSLMAEVPLGVPPSPVIPRLTLRVGAGQDKIVISKVVPDSEPSPPPPRTPVAKSGPGARMRFPPVPPPPALAPVVPPPRPPPVLPPALPPAPIQPPPSQAKARGCSVVTETVSAYVIRDEWGNQIWICPGCNKPDDGSPMIGCDECDDWYHWPCVGILAAPPEDQSWFCVKCAGKKKDKKTKKRKRKVH